The Candidatus Hepatincola sp. Av genome contains the following window.
CAACATTTACTGCTGGTCTGATTCCTTGAAAGAAAAGGTCTGTTTCTAAAAAAATCTGCCCATCTGTAATAGAAATAACATTAGTTGGAATATAAGCAGCAATATCACCAGCTTGAGTTTCAATTACAGGTAATGCCGTTAAAGAACCACCGCCTTTTTCATCGTTTAATTGGGCGGCTCTTTCTAATAGCCTAGAATGTAGATAGAATACATCACCCGGATACGCCTCACGTCCTGGAGGCCTTCTTAATAATAAAGATACCTGCCGATAAGCTACAGCTTGTTTAGATAAATCATCATAAAATACTACCGCATGTTTGCTATTATCTCTAAACCATTCCCCAATAGCACAACCAACATAAGGTGCCATGTATTGCACTGTAGCTGAATCTGAAGCTGTAGCAGCAACAACACAACTATAGGCCATAGCTCCCATATCTTCTAACATTTTTACCATTTGCACTACCGATGAACGTTTTTGCCCAATAGCCACATAAACACAATACATTTTTTCAGATTCATCTTTGGCTTCTTCGTTAATACGTTTTTGGTTTAAAATTGCATCGGTAATTAAGGTAGTTTTACCTGTTTGCCTATCGGCAATGATTAATTCCCTTTGCCCCCTACCAATAGGAATTAAGGAATCAATTGCTTTGATTCCTGTTTGAAAGGGCTTATTAACCGATTTTCTATCCATAATACTAGGTGCTGGAGATTCTACCTGTCTTAAAACTTTGGTTTTTAATTCTCCTTTGCCATCAATAGGGTTACCTAAACCATCTAAAACTCTACCAAGAACCTCTAAACCAACCCCTACTTCTAATAATTTGTTTAAACGTTTAACTTTTTGCCCACTTTCAATTTCACTATCATCACCTAAAATAATAATACCAACATTATCTTCTT
Protein-coding sequences here:
- the atpA gene encoding ATP synthase subunit alpha, coding for MSAKNDDLTEVIRRQLETLEVGVDLLETGVVLSVGDGVSKVYGLDNAALGEMVEFENGVTGICFNLEEDNVGIIILGDDSEIESGQKVKRLNKLLEVGVGLEVLGRVLDGLGNPIDGKGELKTKVLRQVESPAPSIMDRKSVNKPFQTGIKAIDSLIPIGRGQRELIIADRQTGKTTLITDAILNQKRINEEAKDESEKMYCVYVAIGQKRSSVVQMVKMLEDMGAMAYSCVVAATASDSATVQYMAPYVGCAIGEWFRDNSKHAVVFYDDLSKQAVAYRQVSLLLRRPPGREAYPGDVFYLHSRLLERAAQLNDEKGGGSLTALPVIETQAGDIAAYIPTNVISITDGQIFLETDLFFQGIRPAVNVGNSVSRVGSAAQTKAIKKVTGPVKLELAQYREVVRFSQFSSDLDETTKKTLERGKRWVEILKQPQGQPLLLEEEVLSLFSVNRGFIDSINVEDIKTYEIKMLEAAKKSIPSVIANIKNTKDLSEADIKTISEFLEKFTKDFLKTNKE